Proteins encoded by one window of Aphidius gifuensis isolate YNYX2018 linkage group LG2, ASM1490517v1, whole genome shotgun sequence:
- the LOC122849537 gene encoding uncharacterized protein PF11_0213 isoform X2, whose protein sequence is MLVPPVAQNGPGGRQVVGDVGGMRTTQGPGATATLWPIAPAHSNLSSNHQSQATPPLGAAPAPAHNQGLNRFELYSLFPGAGGGSYVAASPGPPAATPPRTFHATTHKVSESMFSAAVGVGVGGYTWGAPTPPPGSPYSPVPVTQLELLAKNLANLTPHHAQQPMSLQGVGVNVGTSLHHSQHTTQHTLNLAGLHHLHHGESTMTTTSATSFTTKFIDERTFTLGGIHQGTFSPQLSLVTGTPTLTINSFTTPNSQCNIVQPNGSVLLHDYQSSNGQNNLTTCTPSSVSLTTLPTTACSVSTMMLQDGQNTNTYLQSTMKKRESFVTAQAQIKVENTTTTRQSCVCKSSNLTGKTKIVHTEAGCSRTLPVVSSWNNQDLSTTSIIKREPLTTTVPCQVAEVSTSLHATTTEVKIEPLTQKTENGIVVSTAAGTSIPVGIAVARQRLQHQETSSTSMRNVSLSHHTSHASYHHFQPDSLGPTTAMTMGGATLVHCGNGGDDRTSHIAIPTGNALTPTINAALGSSLNSATIANIGATTQHHSNNGNPTTWPPTLWQYPTAAMPALEPVGFPQLSVGLQGGLQLVRDPSTGHLLLIHAADGLNSADQMQHAVVWPNYSNHNGHSIGTQPLLLPPPPPPSLQLLSDMNGARLVLTDNKRKTQNNNVPIVKIEADCPSPQTTIIESSKALQTVTTMSSPLIQDNPLLTTLYYPHAPTAMVQINQSESTQCHTQHRNAFISKATSPVSCLTPPPEVPSNQCHNIADNISINVQDASNQTDAQEADDEQQNNDNNFKQEQPILSCYQQSNNATVNSVSSSGKPQVSLQPYNLVAKIDKSENTPISIPIVKNINSTATSLLKNDTVNTVDQTIESVISCRAKTDIDNNDIVVDNNDDNDDDNVSLNVDENSEDRVSRIGSRMIEITEENCDSFHENLEFFGRRRDPIEQHRRPIFTEELLNKEKMLEEKRREEEMLNEKFELNDNQDSCIENEKIDVTEDSSTAVTSSLECQNLDNIKTVLSQNKNEINHQINLDTTITMLNTNEENSQLSVKSFDMPTIDFDDDIQTKKNIKNSKQENIEINNTNNELKNDQSHNIDNKQNNNDNKKIIINDKLHPGIENVVEKLKKNAAAAKHDNESSVINNDNDKIAKNNTEIPRAIAHCQPRIMENGLKKRILRSCELEYNLEKLKNNQLSLTTDTIKTSENSNDNNHNLKLTVDVVNDDNNDKNDEKISSSSLKIIEDSSMIISPKKYNPDIVNSSPPNSTLTSKALEKSKNVINSTTTPTKNRVDLSGLELLSNSIAELEHIKSSDPNSSEYESLNSPIKETNEIKQNENNNNNEVDSPLGLLCALAEQRFMEEVGDNDVPQDSTEDVSHAGRLLLNLGKTHDKSLKRKYSTDDIVFKYNKKLRKNDKKICEFEDGDADDDFTDSDTELTMKNNKNKLFNDIIKRQNDENILINNENKKNWPHINTVERNVRNRLSDMQKMYKDKQNELLNNINNNNNNNNNNNDEKLRKLSTDYEDTDKLLNLNYDNNINVINTNITTPIIDNTNCNLNLTKLNEPQSHIKLLDNIPSIPIPVTSFTKKINSSHDENDGDNDDDDDDEDDDDEEEDEDEDDEDDEDDDEDDEATILNDNTSSPSSTLSSPKKRKVGRPRKCIQDSKSANIDNTTKNELLNTKNKLNYKKLTFNNNTGIKNQKRIKKSHKLKKLNINNTATTIKQKPLHNKNVISAIIAEKEKLNNDDKQNNNNKLKPKLKAEVKLKNWNNEYENEEWNNTIIDKTNNNNDDDNDDDNNKKTIDDIKKINNNKIIKKKKHKSTSSSPSRRKLYDNDNNKKLLKRRRSIDCKDCKECMKIAKYEKTKLNNNINNNNNNIINNNNNNKCKLTSEHLEIDKMRVLTAIGGLFYAGILSAVQSPDIYSITLDGERGNRPHIHSREEILKDAIVEICPKSTDELPPGTRLCAYWSQQYRCLYPGTSVEPSDPDSELDDKFVSVEFDDGDSGRISLDDIRLLQPDYPVVEYDPNPLLTLGKRKRQVSSSTDDKRPSDLSIQSINYQNKNSNELNNVINTKIINNKNDDKLLDDYKERKRLKKRRRDKLKRLQESQDGKKKHKKHKCCDEHRKHKHRKHRKHKHRHNHHGSFSDGSHNSGVESCKGQNSDEENIIKTTTKIIDNKKNINLQLCKVNDKIDDNVINEIDNIDNNNKKIDKKNKTRERQESSESRSKIAAFLPARQLWGWSGKGYRRPGAKGRAKKQFFKAIQRGGEAIKIGDSAVFLSTGRPDRPYIGRIESMWETSSSNMIVKVKWFYHPEETVGCPSNLKYPGALFESPHMDENDVQTISHKCEVLPLSDYTEKLGKEPHRYLTIYDNNDIYYLAGYYDPTTYLLTMQPGVV, encoded by the exons gtcTCAACCGATTTGAGCTGTACTCTTTGTTTCCTGGTGCTGGTGGTGGTAGCTACGTTGCTGCAAGTCCTGGTCCACCCGCTGCCACCCCACCAAGAACCTTTCACGCAACCACTCATAAGG tTTCAGAAAGTATGTTCTCAGCAGCAGTTGGAGTTGGAGTTGGTGGTTACACATGGGGTgcaccaacaccaccaccaggTTCACCATACAGTCCAGTTCCAGTAACCCAACTTGAGCTGTTAGCTAAAAACCTGGCAAATTTAACTCCTCATCATGCACAACAACCAATGAGTCTTCAAGGTGTTGGTGTCAATGTTGGCACAAGTCTTCATCATTCACAGCATACAACACAACATACACTTAATCTTGCTGGTCTTCATCATCTACATCACGGTGAGTCGACGATGACAACGACATCGGCGACCTCATTCACAACCAAGTTTATAGATGAGCGTACTTTTACACTCG gtGGTATACATCAAGGAACATTTTCACCACAATTATCATTGGTAACTGGTACACcaacattaacaataaatagttTTACAACACCAAATTCACAATGTAATATTGTGCAGCCAAATGGTAGTGTATTACTTCATGATTATCAATCATCAAAtggacaaaataatttaacaacatgTACACCATCATCAGTTAGTTTAACAACATTACCAACAACAGCATGTAGTGTCAGTACAATGATGCTACAAGATGgacaaaatacaaatacatatttacaatcaacaatgaaaaaacgTGAATCATTTGTGACTGCACAAGCACAaattaaagttgaaaataCAACGACAACTAGACAATCATGTGTCTGTAAAAGTTCCAATCTTACTG gtaaaacaaaaattgttcatACTGAGGCTGGATGTAGTAGAACATTGCCTGTTGTTTCATCCTGGAATAATCAggatttatcaacaacaagtaTTATTAAAAGAGAACCATTGACAACAACAGTACCTTGTCAAGTTGCTGAAGTATCAACTTCACTTCatgcaacaacaacagaaGTTAAAATTGAACCATTGACTCAAAAAACTGAAAATG gTATTGTGGTATCGACGGCTGCTGGGACGAGTATTCCAGTTGGCATTGCTGTTGCAAGACAAAGATTACAACATCAGGAAActtcatcaacatcaatgCGAAATGTTTCACTTAGTCATCATACATCTCATGCTagttatcatcattttcaacCTGACAGTCTTG GACCAACCACGGCCATGACAATGGGCGGAGCAACACTTGTACATTGTGGTAATGGTGGGGATGATAGAACATCCCATATTGCAATTCCCACGGGTAATGCATTAACACCAACAATAAATGCAGCATTGGGCTCGAGTCTAAACTCAGCTACTATTGCTAACATTGGTGCAACAACTCAACATCATTCTAATAATGGTAATCCAACAACTTGGCCACCAACACTATGGCAATATCCAACAGCAg CAATGCCAGCCCTTGAGCCAGTCGGTTTTCCTCAGCTCAGCGTTGGTCTTCAAGGAGGTCTTCAACTTGTCCGGGATCCATCAACAGGCCACCTGCTTCTCATTCATGCTGCtg acGGTTTAAATTCAGCTGACCAAATGCAGCATGCTGTTGTTTGGCCAAATTATTCAAATCACAATGGACATAGTATTGGTACACAACCACTTTtgttaccaccaccacctccaccctCACTTCAATTATTGAGTGATATGAATGGTGCAAGGCTTGTACTTAcagataataaaagaaaaactcaaaataataatgtaccaattgttaaaattgaagCTGATTGTCCAAGTCCACAGACAACAATCattg AATCAAGTAAAGCATTGCAAACAGTCACAACAATGTCAAGTCCATTGATACAGGATAATCCACTTTTAACAACACTTTATTATCCTCATGCACCAACGGCAATGGTACAAATCAATCAATCAGAATCAACACAATGTCATACTcag caTCGTAATGCATTCATATCAAAAGCAACATCACCAGTATCATGCTTAACACCACCACCAGAAGTACCATCAAATCAGTGTCATAATATTGCtgataatatatcaataaatgtaCAGGATGCATCAAATCAAACAGATGCACAAGAAGCTGATGatgaacaacaaaataatgataataattttaaacaagaaCAACCAATATTATCATGTTATCAACAATCAAATAATGCTACTGTTAATAGTGTATCATCAAGTGGAAAACCACAAGTATCATTACAACCATATAATCTTGTtgcaaaaattgataaatcagaaAATACACCAATAAGTATaccaattgtaaaaaatataaattcaacagcaacgagtttattgaaaaatgacaCTGTTAATACAGTTGATCAAACTATTGAAAGTGTTATTAGTTGTCGTGCTAAAACAgacattgataataatgatattgttgttgataataatgatgataatgatgatgataatgtatcattaaatgttgatgaaaattcaGAAGACAGAGTATCACGTATTGGCTCGAGAATGATTGAAATAACTGAAGAAAATTGTGATagttttcatgaaaatttagaattttttggtAGACGTCGTGATCCAATTGAACAACATCGTCGTCCAATATTTACTGaagaattattgaataaagaaaaaatgttagAAGAGAAAAGAAGAGAAGAAGAaatgttgaatgaaaaatttgagtTAAATGATAATCAAGATAGTTGTATTGAAAATGAGAAAATAGATGTGACTGAAGATTCATCAACAGCTGTTACTTCAAGTCTTGAATGccaaaatttagataatataaaaactgtattatcacaaaataaaaatgaaattaatcatcaaataaatttagataCAACAATTACAATGTTAAATacaaatgaagaaaattcACAATTATCAGTTAAATCATTTGATATGCCAACTattgattttgatgatgatatacaaacaaagaaaaatataaaaaattcaaaacaagaaaatatagaaattaataatacaaataatgaattaaaaaatgatcaaagtcataacattgataataaacaaaataataatgacaacaaaaaaattattataaatgataaattacatCCTGGAATTGAAaatgttgttgaaaaattaaaaaaaaatgctgctGCTGCAAAACATGATAATGAATCATcagtaattaataatgataatgataaaatagcaaaaaataacACAGAAATACCACGTGCTATTGCTCATTGTCAACCAAGAATAATGGAAAATGGTTTGAAAAAACGAATATTAAGATCATGTGAATTGgaatataatttagaaaaattaaaaaataatcaattatcattaacaacagATACTATTAAGACATCAGAAAATagcaatgataataatcataatttaaaattaactgttgacgttgttaatgatgataataatgataaaaatgatgaaaaaatatcatcatcatcattgaaaataattgaagattcatcaatgataatttcaccaaaaaaatataatccagATATAGTTAATTCATCACCACCAAATTCAACATTAACATCAAAAGCATtagaaaaatctaaaaatgttataaactcaacaacaacaccaactaAAAATCGTGTTGATTTAAGTGGattagaattattatcaaatagtaTTGCTGAATTGGAACATATCAAATCATCTGATCCAAATTCATCAGAATATGAATCATTAAACTCACCAATTAaagaaacaaatgaaattaaacaaaatgaaaataataataataatgaagttGATAGTCCATTGGGTTTACTATGTGCACTTGCTGAACAAAGATTTATGGAAGAAGTTGGTGATAATGATGTACCACAAGACAGCACAGAGGATGTATCACATGCAGGAAGATTATTACTTAATTTAGGTAAAACAcatgataaatcattaaaaagaaaatattcaacagatgatattgtatttaaatataataaaaaattacgtaaaaatgataaaaaaatatgtgaattTGAAGAtggtgatgctgatgatgattttaCTGATTCAGATACAgaattaacaatgaaaaataataaaaataaattatttaatgatattataaaacgtcaaaatgatgaaaatattttaataaataatgaaaataaaaaaaattggccaCATATTAATACAGTTGAAAGAAACGTTAGAAATAGACTTTCTGATATGCAAAAAATGTACaaagataaacaaaatgaattacttaataatataaataataacaataacaataataataataataatgatgaaaaattaagaaaattaagtACAGATTATGAAGATActgataaattgttaaatttaaattatgataataatataaatgtaattaatacaaatattacaacaccaattattgataatacaaattgcaatttgaatttaacaaaattaaatgaaccACAAAgtcatattaaattattagacAATATACCAAGTATTCCAATTCCAGTCACATCatttacaaagaaaattaatagttCACATGATGAGAATGATGGTGATAATgatgacgacgacgacgatgaagatgatgatgatgaagaagaagatgaagacgaggatgatgaagatgatgaagatgatgatgaagatgatgaagcaacaattttaaatgataatacatcatcaccatcatcaacattgTCATCACCAAAAAAACGTAAAGTTGGTAGACCACGTAAATGTATACAAGACAGCAAATCagcaaatattgataatacaacaaaaaatgaactgttaaatacaaaaaataaattaaattataaaaaattaacatttaataataatacaggtataaaaaatcaaaaaagaattaaaaaatcacataaattaaagaaattaaatatcaacaatacagcaacaacaataaaacaaaaaccattacataataaaaatgttataagTGCAATAATTGCTGAAAAAGAAAAgcttaataatgatgataaacaaaataataataataaattaaaaccaaaattaaaagCTGAagttaaactaaaaaattggaacaatgaatatgaaaatgaagaatggaataatacaataattgataaaacaaataataataatgacgatgataatgatgatgataataataaaaaaacaattgatgatattaaaaaaataaataataataaaataataaaaaagaaaaaacataaatcaaCAAGTTCATCACCATCACGCAGAAAATTATATGACaatgataacaataaaaaattattaaagagaAGAAGATCAATTGATTGTAAAGATTGTAAAGAGTGTATGAAAATAGCAAAAtacgaaaaaacaaaattaaataataatattaataacaataacaataatattattaataataataacaataacaagtgTAAATTAACATCTGAGCATTtggaaattgataaaatgagAGTTTTAACAGCAATAGGTGGTTTATTTTATGCTGGTATATTAAGTGCAGTACAATCACcagatatatattcaataacatTAGATGGTGAACGTGGTAATCGACCACACATACATTCACgtgaagaaattttaaaagatgCTATTGTTGAAATATGTCCAAAATCAACAGATGAATTACCACCTGGTACAAGATTATGTGCATATTGGAGTCAACAATATAGATGTTTATATCCAGGTACATCTGTTGAGCCATCTGATCCAGATTCTGAATTagatgataaatttgtaaGTGTTGAATTTGATGATGGTGACAGTGGTAGAATATCACTTGATGATATTAGATTATTACAACCAGATTATCCAGTTGTTGAGTATGATCCAAATCCATTATTAACATTGGGAAAACGTAAACGACaagtatcatcatcaactgATGATAAACGTCCATCTGATTTATCAatacaatcaataaattatcaaaataaaaattcaaatgaattaaataatgttataaatacaaaaattattaataataaaaatgatgataaattattagatGATTATAAAGAAcgtaaaagattaaaaaaacgtagacgtgataaattaaaacgtTTACAAGAATCACAAGATGGTAAaaagaaacataaaaaacataaatgttGTGATGAGCATAGAAAACATAAACATAGAAAACATAGAAAACATAAACATCGTCATAATCATCATGGTAGTTTTAGTGATGGTAGTCATAATAGTGGTGTTGAAAGTTGTAAAGGACAAAATagtgatgaagaaaatattataaaaacaacaacaaaaatcattgataataaaaaaaatataaatttacaattatgtAAAGTTAATGATAagattgatgataatgttattaatgagattgataatattgataataataataaaaaaattgataaaaaaaataaaacaagagaAAGACAAGAATCATCTGAAAGTAGAAGTAAAATTGCTGCATTTTTACCAGCTAGACAATTATGGGGTTGGTCTGGTAAAGGTTATAGACGTCCTGGTGCTAAAGGAAGagctaaaaaacaatttttcaaagcaATACAAAGAGGTGGTGAGGCTATTAAAATTGGTGATAGTGCTGTATTTTTGTCGACTGGTCGACCAGATAGGCCTTACATTGGAAGAATTGAATCAATGTGGGAAACATCAAGTTCAAATATGATTGTTAAAGTTAAATGGTTTTATCATCCTGAAGAAACTGTTGGTTGtccaagtaatttaaaatatcct ggAGCATTATTTGAGTCACCTCATATGGATGAAAATGATGTACAAACAATATCACATAAATGTGAAGTACTTCCATTATCTGATTATACTGAAAAACTTGGAAAAGAACCACACAGATATCTaacaatttatgataataatgatatttattatcttgcTGGTTATTATGATCCAACGACATATCTTCTTACTATGCAACCTGGTGTTGTTTGA